CACAGTTAAAGAGTATTTATGAAGAAGAAATAGGCATAACATGAGTACTATATGTACGTATGGTAAGGACTCCCAGCTTATCTTGCTAAAAGCATGAACCAGTCTTGTAAGCAACAGAAGCAACCCAGAAATCTTGACTGGATTAGGATTATTCATGCGTAGCTTACACAATTCATTTTTACACAGTCAAGCTCCATGGATCTCCAGGGACTAGCATCACTTCTTAATTGGTTAAAGAATTTTTCTCATCACTCTGTCGGCTAAAATGTTTTATCTGATAAAACAAAAATTCCTGACAtcctataataatatttaaaaataaattcaaaattctaGTCAAGAGTAGCCACAGCATTAGTATTTAGTACAAATTGATATctgaaatatagaaaaaattaaattaatttattatttttaatttatttaaaaaaaaataagccTATTTTTATGAGAGCCAAATAATTTTGGCAGTTTCAAGGAAACAGAGGTATTGCGGTTAGTAAAAGGAGAGTGGACAGAGAAATCAAGGCAGCAGCTTAATGCGGTCGGTAGTTGACAACCAGTGTTTCAGGCCCACGTGGCCTGCAACTTTTTTGGCCTCTCAGTTCTTATATATGTCTTGCTTCATTTCCTCGTTTTGCATCCCTCAATTTATTTCACTGCCACCTTCCTAGCTTCAAAGAGAAAGCTGCTCTGATTTATATATAAGCACACTCTTCTTATCTCGCcctttcttgaagaaaaaaagaGGGCCTGAACTCTGAATCCATTTGGGTTTTTGTGATTCTAGGGAGGTGTGTTAGTCAGTGTAGTTGTCAGCAGATTTAACGCCACACTCTTAACTGAACTTGTTCCATTAAAGAAGACGACCCATCATTTTCTTTCAAATATATATCCACTATTCTTTCCAGAAAATTCATATACAGTTCACAGAATTTCTTATTTCTTACGTTCGTTTTGCGTTTGGAATCTTGatttctggaaaaaaaaaaagatgggtgAGAACGATGCCGCAAAGATCCATTTTCCTCCCCAAGCTTTCAGTGTTTCTGTGGACATGCCTTCTCAAGGTGGCTCCAAGTGGTTTGATGATGATGGTCGCTTCAAGCGCACTGGTAAAATATCTTAAAACTTGCTacaattcatttttttttgttgCTTGCGGAAGTGGATTCTGATTATTTTTTTTGtgctgtttctttttttttttttttttttcatttaccaGGAACTGTTTGGACTGCGAGTGCTCACGTAATAACAGCTGTGATTGGGTCTGGTGTTCTGTCCTTGGCTTGGGCCGTAGCTCAGCTTGGATGGATTGCTGGTCCTGCTGTTATGTTCTTGTTCTCCTTTGTCACTTACTATACTTCTACTCTGCTCTGCGCCTGCTACCGAACTGGGGATCCTGTCAATGGCAAGAGGAACTATACTTACATGGATGCTGTTCGATCCAATCTTGGTAAACTTTTGTtttctaatctttttttttttctaaaattttgggTTCTTTTCAGAATCTTTACgctgatttttaattattttcaggTGGTGGTATGGTTAAGGTATGCGGATATGTTCAGTACTTGAACCTTTTTGGAGTCGCCATTAGTTACACAATTGCATCATCTATAAGCATGATGTGAGTTACCTTCATAATTTCTTTCTTCATTTCTTTCTTTTGGGTTCTAGTTCTTGCCTTCTTGAGGTGTTTCGAATTTTCTGttttaatgtaatttttttttctggGTTACTATGAAACAGGGCCGTTAAGAGGTCTAATTGTTTCCACAAGACTAGAGGCAAAGATCCATGCCATATGAATGCCAATCCTTACATGATTGCATTTGGAATTGCGGAAATTATTTTCTCCCAAATTCCTGACTTTGAAAAGCTGTGGTGGCTTTCCATTGTTGCTGCAATAATGTCCTTCACTTACTCATCAATTGGTCTTGGACTTGGAGTTGCTGAAGTTGCAGAAGCTGAAAAATTTCGGGGAAGTCTAACTGGAATAAGCATTGGCCCCGGCGTCACTGAGACCCAGAAGCTATGGAGGAGCTTCCAGGCACTTGGTGACATCGCTTTTGCCTATTCTTACTCCATCATCCTCATTGAAATTCAGGTATAATTTCAAGTAACCAACTTAAATATATTCCTTTGTTTACATTTATTTAGTGATTTGCAAATTAAGCTTACTTCTGTGTGACCTGTTCTGTTATAGGACACAATCAAATCCCCACCATCAGAGGCCAAGACAATGAAAAAAGCAAGTCTAATAAGTGTTATAGTGACAACCCTTTTCTACATGCTCTGTGGCTGCTTCGGCTACGCTGCCTTTGGAGACGCGTCCCCTGGAAATCTCCTCACAGGCTTTGGCTTTTATAACCCATATTGGCTACTAGACATTGCCAATGTTGCCATAGTAGTCCACCTTGTTGGTGCTTACCAAGTCTACTGCCAACCCCTCTTTGCCTTCATTGAAAAAACAGCAGCACAAAGATTCCCAGACAGTGACTTCATTGCCAAGGAAATAAAGATCCCAATTCCTGGTTCCCACTCGTACAACCTCAACCTCTTCAGATTGGTATTTAGGACTATTTTTGTGATCATTACCACTGTAATTTCCATGCTGCTTCCCTTCTTTAACGACGTAGTTGGACTCCTTGGAGCTTTAGGATTTTGGCCATTAACTGTGTATTTCCCAGTCGAGATGTACATAGCACAAAAGAAGATACCAAAGTGGAGCACAAGATGGCTCTGCCTCCAAATCCTAAGTGCTGCTTGCCTTATCATCACTATAGCTGCCGCTGCTGGCTCCGTTGCTGGAGTCGTTGGTGATCTGAAGACGGTGAAGCCCTTCAAGACCAACTATTAGATCAACACAAGTTGATTGGCACGACCATTTATGGACATTTCAAAAGCAAGAGAAAGAATCAACACTAGTTTTAGTTCCAGTTCATGTTCATATGAAACCTTAAGAGGCTGTGTCAATTGCTATGTAGTTTTTCAGATCTTCGTCATCAGTTCTCACTGTTCCACACCCCCCCacccaaccaaaaaaaaaaaaagaaaaagaaaagaagtgggACCATGTCTGTAATGCAAGTTGAAGAAAAATACATGTGTCTCTAATTCCCTATTTTCCAATGCAAATTTGAAGGATTTCTGCATAGGCTTTGTCTTAATaatcttttatttaatttctaatctgCTTTCAAGTTCTGCCAAATAATAATTGCTGGCTACTTGTGATGAAAATTTTTCCAGCTGTTTCAATCAATGAAGAGCAACTCAAGATTCCTCTTTTTAACTCTCAAAAAAAATGAAGATTCCTCTACtttatttttcacttttttttttcttttcagtgGCCCTGCATGAATAGTACGGCAAATAAGGCATCTTCATTTTCACCATTGAAAgtgcacatttcaaatcaataatgacaaaaagagagaaaaataaataaaaggaatagCTAGGACCATACAGTGAGGTGCTGCCGAACCATGGCCGATCATATCCAATCCGTCAGAAAGTTAGATGTATACAAAAGCTTCAGAACATGGTCTTGTAGTTATCAATGGTGGGGAGATCTAAAAAAATTGGTGCTTGCCCCTTTTTTGGAGGGACCAGAATTTGTCTGATATCAGTCTTGTTCGAACTATTAACAATGGAAAAATTTCCTTTGGCACTTGCAACTGCAACTGCAAGCCATCCATACGTGCATATGTATATGCATCTGTATCCCCCATCATTAATGCAGAGAATTTGGGGGAAAGGAAAACTGATATATGGGTCATAGTGAAGGGAAAAGCAGACGCAGTCTTAGTGAATTAAGTGGGTAGCCTAACCTAGAATAATGAAAGCAATGGATTCCTAAAATTGAACTGTGAGATTAGACTGATTAAAGATTCCTGAGTGCTGTTGCTTCTAGTTCATCCATTGGATATTTGAGGTGAAGATATTAGTGGAATTGCAACAGATCAACAATATCACTAATAATTATTAGACATACTAAAGAAAAATAATctcattaaatataaaatacgAATATGGCGTTtaacaaaaatgaaaaaaaaaatttatattttcgacTCTCACTAGTTTgatattaaagctcaattttgttgTACTTATACATCAAAAAGAACTTCAAATTTTTCAGTATACTCATCTTGCATATGCAAGAAAGAGATTTCCATTTTCCTTGTCAACATCAATATTGGTTCATGTTTATTTTCTTCTAGCTGCAAAAATTTTCAGCTCCTCATCACTTCAACATATCATGTGAAAACCTTTATATATTCCTTGCCAATATATACTTCTGGTGCCATAGTTATAGTATTTAAACAGGGGGAAAAACACATCATGTGCCCTGCAATTGCCAAGGAGAAGATATTGAACTATCATGGGAGACTGTATAGAGTGTAGAGTATTCTAAGGTCTTGTTTGAATCTTGGAAAAGTAATCATTATTTTTAGGAAGCATATCGGATcaatatacgtatatatattgCATTTTTCCTGATTACTAGGTTTAAGGAATTATTTTGCGAGAAGAGATTACGATTAAAGTATAACCTTTTAGAGCAAATAGAAGGATAATAAATTTATGTTAGTGTTTGCACGCAGTACAGAAAATTGATATAGAAAGTTTGAAGCtgtgaaaatttttatttaaatttgatttatcaTGAATtcaaaatatatgaaatttatatatttatattttaaatatttaatgaattaaatttaagtaaaaaaaattttaaaagctaATGCGATTATAATTTGAtgaaacaaatttaaaatattaaaattaaattgaattgtatATGATTaacgggttttttttttttaaagagttTATATGAATAAGTTAAGAGGTGTAGATGTTAGTGAAtgaataagtctcaaaataatatatttattgaaataaattaatatataaattaattataaaaaaatataatattataagaaAATTTATGTTTATCATATTAAGATAATATCATAAACGAGACCCTGCTATAAACGTTAATAATATGATGCTATTAATATTTATCATAaacgttatatatatatatatatatatatatatatatatatatatatatattatcgaaacgttaataaaattaataaaacttaACGCCTATCATATTATGAGATAATATAAAATGCATGTAGAAAAGTTTTTACTCAAATGGTTGGTGTAATTAAGTGGGAGAAGAATCCTGGGAAGGCCGGCACTATCACCGGCGGCAAGTGGAGGGGCCCTCCGTCGCAATCATCGGTTACTGCGAAAAGATTTTCTTCAGTAATTCTTTTCCAAGATCTAAACGGTGTCCATTTTGATTAGTGGGTTGGTGCCGTGATTTATTTTTCTACTTGCATGCCTCTCCCattttctttttcccactgtaaaatatttagaaaaaattattatttaatttttttattttaataaaattaattatttaattctcttttttaaaaatatattatatatttcttatatttttattctatttattatttaatctctacGTGAACTTTaaatcatgttttatatttattaatatatttaaagaagaaaaaaaattaccactatcaaacttaaaaaataaaagataacttataattaaatttttttcaaattatattcaaaCTAACATTTAAAACGATTAGAAGGATAAAAGAGTAAATATAACGAaagtataaaattaattaatatatttttaaaatatgaaaaataaataattaattttattaaaataaataaattaaataataattttttcaaatattCCATTAAAAAATTCACTTCACTTTTTGTAAATTTCCTTTTGCAATTGAACAGAATTTGAGAAGATTCTCCAAGAACTGAGGAGATCTTCCATGGGTTAGTGTTAAAACAGGAACCACCAACATTGGTCCGACTGTACCAGTCAGATTTGGCCGCGGTATGGTTCATACTATGAACCGAATCGGATTGGAGGGGGCGGATCAATTATGATTTCCCTTTTGTTAAACTAGAATTGAAACTATTTAGAATCGATCGGTTTGAATCGATAATTTCGAATTGAAACTAATTTgactttttaattatattttttaaacatttttttataTCATATAGATGATTTTAAAGATATTTAATTCTTGGACTATTCTCAAATAAGATACAcaataaattttatgaatttttgaaattaattaacatattttagatttttaagtttgatttgaagttttaaaattctattttttaaACATTTTTGTAGATTATATAGATAATTTTGAGCATATTTAATTCTTAGACCATTCTTAAATAAAGTacacaataattttattaaattttgaagttAATTAGCATATTTTAGGTTTTTAGGTTCgatttgaaattttaaaactcTATTTTTTAACATTTAAACATCTGTAATTCTTGAACTATTCTCAAATAAGCAATAcaataatttctataattttttttatttaattagcttATATAGATTTGAACTGAAACTAAAACTGTATCGAATCAAATTCGTCCAAGATCCAACCATAATTGTTACCCAAAAAAACTGAAATCATAATCGCTTCAGAATTGGATAAAAATCAGTCTGAAATCATGAATGAACCAGAACCGATTCCAACCCAAAATTGGACCCAAACCTGGCCGGTTGCCAGGTCTAATCACAGTGttattaatttgaatttaattttcctaattaatatttatgagataattctttaaaaaaattgttcataaagtaattattaaatacataaattaattaaataaaatgactATTTTTTACAATATTTACTTATAGGACATCCcaaacatatataattaaatagaatTTGGATTAAATATAAagtggagtcataaataactcatttAAGACTTACAAAATTTAAAGTATAAATAAATTAACTTGGGTAATTTAACATGAGACAAAATAATCTGTtcaattcgataaattaattttaaaatatatcaaataattttaaatttaaattataaggtttaattaaataatattgaaGTAATTTTCTGAACTCTGcaatctcaaatttaaatcttaattgaatccgattatatataaaaatattaactgtacgaaataattttaaatttaaaatattatatataaaactttatatatttatgttttggaaatatataaaacaaaattgcattttatattattatattaaatataaaaaatagacaataatttatatcatattatgttatatttttaaatagaTTAAACAAATGATGTGATGTAATCTAATTAATAAACATATTTAGGTTATAATGTTGATGTGGCATggcaacaattaaataaaataaattcttcatgtcaatatatatatatatatatatatatatatatttctctcTCAAGCATGAGTGCAAagagagaaattgttgagattgtgaCTAACCACTTCATATTGAGAGAGAAATATATTGACAtggatgaaatatgatttattttatttcacTTATGCTATGGTGGAAAAGTTATGGGCCAACATCATAATTGAGGAACTCACTTCTATAAAATGcaaagtgaattttttttttcttttatagaaaatttgtccatttattaataaacatcataatataaatataatataattattccataacaaaatattttctaattaaggaaaataattttttagttaataaatggttcttaatttttcattttaaacgaTAAAAATAATCTTCAACAacactatttttttaaaaaatttattacctTTATTATTCACATAAGAATTTGAACAACTAAATTTGATAGAAAAATAAGTTGCGCTATTAAATTCTATTGATATAAGATTATTATTTGTATTTGaaaatttaaagtttttaatCAAAATGAGActgtaatttaaataattaaataatacatCAAATAacgtaatatataaataaatttactaAATGAGAGAAAACAGGATTACACTAATATGAGAGCAAGACTTCAAAACGAatacaaatttattttaaatggacataaattttggaatttcttaaaaaataaaaaacaataaaaattaacAGAAAAATCGATATATACGAGAAACTCACACATAACTATTTAGAGAGAAGATCtaaatgaagaaaagaaaaaataataaaaaaatatgaaaggagaagaattttctaaaaaaagaaaattaaattgaattgaattaaaattaatcatttaattattgattacattaaaaaaattgaaacaacACATAAAATAACATGACAGGAATTTTCAGTGTTGAAATTAAGTATGGAAAAATAAACGAGTATCCTTAAAATTGtgcaaaaaattgaattaatcgaTATGGgcattaaattaactgaaaaacTATTAACagcaaaaaaaaatagaaaaaatattaAGACAGACAAAAAACATGGCATGAATGATGAGTTGGGGTTAGTGGGCCATTAATATTGAGTTGGGTTTTattctgtaaattaataattaGTGAGGTTGAGAATGAATTTAGGTAAAACTTTCTTGGGAATTCAGCTGAATCATTTCAAGATTCACCGAATCATTTCAAGATTCAGTGAATCAATTGATTACTTATCATCATGAAACTGGGAAACTGGCGTTTGTGGGGTGACCAGGTGGAGAACCAATTAGGGATATTGAACATGTGATTAATTTGCACTATGGACCATTGTTACTGATGGACTACACAATGTAATTGATAAACCATATAATGAAATGATAACTCACTCCCTGTTTTGTTAGATAAATAAAGAGATTCCAAcactttaaaaatgaaaaattatcaataaaattatctTGATTACAGTAGTATTTGTATTAATTATAATGTGTGATTTATATTTTAGGTttatattatatgaaattattgtataagaaaataattttcaacTCTTTAGAAAgagataaataattaaaaaatttaaatttttataagttttttaattttattaattttttttaattttatcaatttagttctaaatttttacattaattttaattttgacaatTAGATTAATTAGATGATTTAATAGaggaaaattatttaaatattttttaacatttttaatattaattaatcattttaattttttatcattttaacaattattctaaaaaaatataaatattattttactgaATCAAATATTTAATGTTTGAAAgttatatttagatttatttttattatgttatttattaatattttatgtttaaacatttaaaatttttattaaattttaaatttcggataaaatgatgaaaaagatatgaattaaaagtatattaaaaaaataaaataaatataaatattatataattataattttaattattatataacttcATAATATAAATTCATTTGTTTCAGAAAATAAAAATCAGTTTGCATTATAGTATTACATTAAATGGTTgcttaaattcataaatttaaaaattaagaccttaTTTAGTTCAATTCTAtagtaaaatttatttcatttgcaaatgaattcctttatttgatatattttatattaaatattaaattaatttcaaataaaatgaattttgtgtttgaaataaataaaataaaataagatgacatataataagaaaataattttattacttgaaatatatatgattttaagtttagaattcatttataaattttatcaattttgatagaatttagtttagttataataaatttcatgaaattaattattaaaaatttcaaatgaattttcatttaaatcaaacactaaaattttagatttagaaatgaattctataaaattttgtgaaattcattTGTATCAAACACTacctaaaaaataaatataaatcataaataagtAGATTATATAGTATAATTagacaaaaataaatatatttaaattgatCAATTTAAAATTTGCATAACAATTAGGATCATTAGTTTTGTCTACttatacatataaaaataaaataatttttttaaatttaattaagataAGAAGAGAAAGCTAATGAGAGATATATATActcataaaaaatagaaaaaacaaaagtataaattaaaaatatctaatctaatttatgaaaataattattatattaacttgtatttaattttgcaataataattactaattaaatttttatttgttgatactaaaatttaaataattaattttatatttaactcTTGATCATAATTTTGATATTTCAATTTAAATGatgataaataaattattatgaaCCGATAAAAGATTTGAGGgccatttaataaaaaaattaaaatttactatacatattaaaaaaaattttgtttaAAGAATTCAAATTTTAACAGGCTCATCTGCAGTgagttaattttttaaaatctcgtatgaattatataaaaatgagaattttattaaaattataataattttaatggtGATCAAGGCTCCCTctgtttaataaattttataaatattcggCCAAGGCTCCCTCTGGCTACCCTTAATTCTGCCCCTTGCTAAGAATGACCTCCGGCCATGGTTGCTTCACGATGGAGTTGGTGTTTTGTATCTTTGTTAGCATCTTTGTATTTCTTGTTTGAGCTTTGTTCCACCAtttccttttaaaaaaaaaaaaaagaaaagaaaagaaaaaaaaaatctgtaaACGTAACAGCGTTGTTCCAAATCCCAATCCAGCCAAGCCATTTCAAGTTTCTAGGCTTTaccaacttcatcttcttctcaaAAAAAATATTTGTATTTATACAGGTAATCTTTGATATGGTAAAGAACATGTCATTAATTACTTCTTTTCTCCAAGAAAAAATTATGTTCTGCAGCCATTAAAGTCACATCCTGCCAATGCCAAAGACTTGCTGGACTCCTCTTGCAGCTCCACCTTCCTGGATATGATCAGACCACGATCTTCTTGGCAATTTGTTCGATGCAAACACCCACAACAAAGGTGTTGACAGTGTAGGCGAAATCCTTGAAGAATTCTGGAAATGGGTCCATAATAGCTAAGTAAATTCGTAGAGAAGGCAGTGACTGCCGACACAGTTGTAACCCAAATAGGAAGGAAGAGGAAAAATCAATATGCAAACCGGTTATCTTCTCATTGCATGAAAATGGAGTTCAAACTCCAAGAAATTTATTGCCTTCAAGAAGCACAGCTAACCATTCAAAATACTTAATTGGCATGATTAATCATACAAGATTTATCAAGCACTACTGGATATAAACCAACGGACTTCACCTCTCATAAATAGGGGGATGCTCAAACAAAACCATTATCACAAACAAAAAGAATATATCTCGCAGccccttttaaaatttttagaacaaaAAATCAGAGATTAAAAATCCTCACCACCAATGGAGAATGCATTGGCCGTTTGAACTTGCCATGGGGGATGATTCTATGAATGTTGTAAAGAATGTTTACAGAAACAACATTAATATACGACTTCATAAACAAACAAGCGAGCATCACTTTGCCTGGTCCGAAAGATTCAATCATAATGGAATTCATGTCATTATGGAAGCACATTGCACCCAAAGCTGTAGAATGGAACTGCATAAGCATCATTCACCCAAAACGGGAGTTCTGTTGCCAAATTGCGCACCACGAACAGTCAACAAGATGAATCATTAAAAGGTTTGTAAGAGAGTTCCTCCTTATTGAACTTGTTCCAAGCTTCCTGTTTTAAGGAAAAAACACAGTAGAATATGAGAGCCGAGGGCAACTAGAAACAAGGTGCAGCCTTCAAAAAGCTATAGCTGTAAAGCACATTGAAATAAAGAGGCAAGAATGCGTTTCCTTGTAAACACAATAAAATAAGTACTGTAATTTTTTCTTCAAATACTTTAAAATTGAAAGTGTACCTCGAGAATATCAAAAACCTTCTCAGCAGTATATTTTTGCTCAAGAGTGGCACCTTTCTGCTGAACCTTATCAGGatggacacatagtgttgccttccTATAAACTTTTTTCACCGAGGCAGATGTAATCAAATCTGTAAGTGAAACTGGCTCCCATCCACATTCAGGCCAAAGCACCTGTTCATAATTCCACAATTGAAGTAGATCTGTTGGTAACTACAGTTTATCTACAGTATGAACCATTATGCATACAAAGAAGGGAAAAATATATAGACAGTATCTTAACTTAAGGTATGCAACAAGTATCTAAACTTCAATTTGTAACACAAAACCCCTTAATCTTTAATTAAAATAACATAAGACCCTTTAGTaatcaatttttatattatttatgcttacgtgatatttattaaattgaaaaattatattttcatagATTGATGATTTTGGGTAAACAGATTCTAAGTTACTAGAGTATCGAtttatgcaattaaattttttttccaatAAGTGTCAAATTAACTAAGAAAGAATACAATTTTTAATCTGATAAGTGTTAtgtcaataaaaataatttaaaaactagctactGAATGTTATGGGGGTAtttatattacttaaattaaCGATTGAGGGGTTTTCTGTTACAAATTGAACTTTACGTACCTTACTGTTACATTGAGATACCATTTATGCAATTTACCCAATAAAGAGAAGCATAAATTCTTCAACATTCAAGAACATTTTCAAAAGTAAGAATGACAAACTAGCTCAAGAAAATAACAAAGTTCTCATAGGACTTTTAGTCTAGCACTGGCATAAATCTCATGCCACAGC
This is a stretch of genomic DNA from Hevea brasiliensis isolate MT/VB/25A 57/8 chromosome 12, ASM3005281v1, whole genome shotgun sequence. It encodes these proteins:
- the LOC110632642 gene encoding amino acid permease 3, encoding MGENDAAKIHFPPQAFSVSVDMPSQGGSKWFDDDGRFKRTGTVWTASAHVITAVIGSGVLSLAWAVAQLGWIAGPAVMFLFSFVTYYTSTLLCACYRTGDPVNGKRNYTYMDAVRSNLGGGMVKVCGYVQYLNLFGVAISYTIASSISMMAVKRSNCFHKTRGKDPCHMNANPYMIAFGIAEIIFSQIPDFEKLWWLSIVAAIMSFTYSSIGLGLGVAEVAEAEKFRGSLTGISIGPGVTETQKLWRSFQALGDIAFAYSYSIILIEIQDTIKSPPSEAKTMKKASLISVIVTTLFYMLCGCFGYAAFGDASPGNLLTGFGFYNPYWLLDIANVAIVVHLVGAYQVYCQPLFAFIEKTAAQRFPDSDFIAKEIKIPIPGSHSYNLNLFRLVFRTIFVIITTVISMLLPFFNDVVGLLGALGFWPLTVYFPVEMYIAQKKIPKWSTRWLCLQILSAACLIITIAAAAGSVAGVVGDLKTVKPFKTNY